The Acidicapsa acidisoli genome contains a region encoding:
- a CDS encoding gluconokinase — MIVIVMGVSGSGKSYMAGKLAEATGWAFAEGDDYHSDANKAKMAAGIPLNDADRGPWLDTLHEVLANWHQTGQSGILTCSALKETYRQHLTADLPEARFVWLDPPRSVLADRMAHRPGHFMPPALLDSQLATLQPPVGAANTLRLDGSEPIEQAIPRILKWLGCEETSLNQSLKRKD, encoded by the coding sequence GTGATCGTTATCGTGATGGGCGTAAGTGGTTCGGGCAAGTCCTACATGGCGGGCAAGCTCGCGGAAGCAACCGGCTGGGCATTCGCCGAGGGTGATGACTACCACTCCGACGCCAACAAGGCAAAGATGGCCGCGGGAATTCCGCTGAACGACGCCGATCGCGGACCCTGGCTCGACACGCTCCATGAGGTTCTAGCCAACTGGCATCAGACGGGCCAGTCCGGAATCCTGACGTGCTCGGCGCTCAAGGAAACCTACCGCCAGCACCTGACCGCCGATCTCCCCGAAGCGCGCTTCGTCTGGCTCGACCCGCCCCGCAGTGTCCTCGCCGACAGAATGGCCCATCGCCCCGGCCATTTCATGCCGCCCGCGCTCCTGGACAGCCAGCTCGCCACCCTCCAACCGCCAGTCGGAGCAGCAAACACCCTGCGCCTTGATGGCTCCGAACCGATCGAGCAGGCCATCCCGCGAATTCTGAAGTGGCTCGGCTGCGAAGAAACCAGCCTCAATCAGAGCCTCAAGCGGAAGGATTGA
- a CDS encoding ATP-binding protein, which produces MDSVAEVEAAAEKLTQAAGMDEDEGFRVVMAVREAAVNAVLHGNGYDPNKQITVGLENTGKSLVITVADEGEGLDPEKIPDPLAPENLLRGTGRGIFLIRSFLDEVHFRQLHPGTELTLVKHLTPAGSNEASQDLDTK; this is translated from the coding sequence ATGGACAGCGTGGCCGAGGTCGAGGCTGCCGCGGAGAAGCTTACCCAGGCCGCCGGAATGGATGAGGACGAAGGCTTTCGCGTGGTGATGGCGGTGCGCGAGGCGGCCGTCAATGCCGTGCTGCATGGCAACGGGTACGATCCTAATAAACAAATCACCGTCGGTCTTGAAAACACCGGTAAGTCGCTGGTGATCACCGTCGCCGACGAAGGCGAAGGACTCGATCCGGAGAAGATTCCCGATCCGCTGGCGCCGGAAAATCTGCTGCGGGGAACAGGCCGCGGCATCTTCCTTATCCGATCCTTCCTGGATGAGGTACACTTTCGACAACTGCACCCTGGAACCGAGCTGACGCTGGTAAAGCATCTGACACCGGCCGGCAGCAACGAAGCGAGTCAGGATCTGGATACGAAATAA
- a CDS encoding STAS domain-containing protein, whose amino-acid sequence MALSISTRQLDGVTILDLSGRITLGEGSVQLRDAIRDLISKGEKHILLSLGDVSYIDSSGLGELVSAFTTAKNQNADVKLLNLTKKVKDVLQVTKLYTVFDIYDDEAHAISSFK is encoded by the coding sequence GTGGCACTCTCAATTTCAACCCGTCAGCTGGACGGAGTCACCATTCTAGACCTAAGTGGGCGGATCACGCTCGGTGAAGGTAGTGTGCAGTTGCGCGATGCCATTCGCGACCTGATCAGCAAGGGCGAAAAGCACATTCTTTTGAGCCTGGGCGATGTGAGTTACATCGACAGCTCCGGCCTAGGCGAGTTGGTCAGCGCATTTACCACGGCCAAGAATCAGAATGCCGATGTGAAGCTGCTGAATCTGACCAAGAAGGTCAAGGACGTGTTGCAGGTGACCAAGCTCTATACCGTCTTCGATATCTACGACGACGAAGCCCACGCCATCAGTTCCTTCAAGTAG
- a CDS encoding LemA family protein has product MRRGLWIVLGIVGVFVVIGLLIYGSFVSAQNQMVRLDESVKTSWSDVDVQLQRRADLIPNLVETVKGFTKEESTVFGDIANARAGLLNAHDPKSKIAANGTLDSAFGRLLALTENYPQLRSNEQFLRLQDELSGTENRIGVARRRYNDSLRAYNTYVRQFPNSIWANMLGFHMNDAYFEASAASRNAPAVKF; this is encoded by the coding sequence ATGCGTCGTGGACTTTGGATCGTTCTCGGAATTGTCGGCGTATTCGTCGTGATAGGGCTGCTCATTTATGGCAGCTTCGTAAGCGCCCAGAATCAGATGGTGAGGCTGGACGAATCGGTCAAAACAAGCTGGTCCGACGTGGACGTGCAGTTGCAGCGCCGCGCCGACCTCATCCCCAACCTGGTTGAAACAGTCAAAGGATTCACCAAGGAAGAAAGCACGGTCTTCGGCGACATCGCCAACGCCCGTGCCGGCCTTCTCAACGCGCACGATCCCAAGTCGAAGATCGCCGCCAATGGCACGCTCGATTCCGCCTTCGGCCGCCTGTTGGCCCTCACCGAAAACTACCCGCAACTGCGCTCCAACGAGCAGTTTCTGCGACTGCAAGATGAGCTTTCCGGCACCGAAAACCGCATCGGCGTGGCCCGCCGTCGCTACAACGACTCTCTGCGGGCCTACAACACCTACGTGCGCCAGTTTCCCAACAGCATCTGGGCCAACATGCTCGGCTTCCACATGAACGACGCGTACTTTGAGGCGAGCGCCGCGTCACGCAACGCGCCTGCCGTGAAGTTCTAG
- a CDS encoding energy transducer TonB, with translation MLKLLSVTILMALALVPADAQEPNPSIAAPATDAVAERVKVYYGGPEVILPELLPPPESLKHDDECVRELKGYVKLSLLVDSEGRPRNVTFNRPQGNELDQLALLAAEADRFKPGTLNGVPVASAIIIEMRLHGCVVSTKDSPGNNRLALKFRNLPDQKIDTAPEAEDEVTLTPDGIQKVERVGGKVLPPKAILKPDAGYSDYARRKKIEGDCIVVLTIDVHGLPQNVHVTRGLEPGLDDKAISAVRHYRFQPATLDGMPVPVVVSAEVRFRLY, from the coding sequence ATGTTGAAACTATTGAGCGTCACAATCCTGATGGCACTGGCTTTAGTTCCCGCCGATGCTCAAGAACCAAATCCCTCCATCGCAGCTCCCGCTACTGATGCTGTTGCTGAACGAGTAAAGGTGTACTACGGCGGCCCAGAGGTGATTCTGCCAGAGTTGCTTCCACCACCAGAATCGCTAAAGCATGACGACGAGTGCGTCAGGGAGCTGAAGGGCTACGTCAAGTTGTCGCTGCTTGTGGATTCCGAAGGCAGACCGCGCAACGTCACCTTTAACCGCCCTCAGGGCAATGAGCTTGATCAACTTGCACTTCTTGCTGCTGAAGCCGACCGGTTTAAACCGGGGACGCTCAATGGCGTACCGGTGGCCTCTGCAATCATCATTGAAATGCGCCTACATGGCTGCGTTGTGTCAACGAAAGACAGTCCCGGCAACAATCGACTTGCCCTGAAATTCCGAAACTTGCCGGATCAGAAAATCGATACAGCTCCTGAAGCCGAGGACGAAGTTACGCTGACCCCGGACGGCATTCAGAAAGTGGAACGGGTGGGAGGGAAGGTTTTGCCGCCCAAAGCCATCCTGAAACCGGATGCGGGGTACTCGGATTACGCGCGACGCAAAAAGATCGAGGGAGACTGTATTGTAGTACTTACCATTGATGTGCACGGCCTGCCGCAGAACGTTCACGTCACGCGGGGACTTGAGCCTGGCCTCGATGACAAAGCGATAAGTGCCGTGCGTCACTACCGCTTTCAGCCAGCCACGTTGGATGGTATGCCTGTTCCGGTTGTAGTGTCCGCCGAGGTCCGGTTTAGGCTGTATTAG
- a CDS encoding SCO family protein has product MKRLFFSTLIFSTLSLVTVIGLIGCRPAGTNSANATPQQFKTYPLHGKVVSTNPATGEVTLDHRAIPGFMEAMTMPYKLRDASIIGELHPGDIINADVLVSQTPDAAVFVDHFVVVGQAKPDYVPKVQYHVPDYGDKVPDFRLINEDGHPIHLAQFHGKALLLTFIYTRCPLPDYCPRVTHNFAVLEKSLAANPGLYAKTHLLCASFDPDGDTPARLKSYGETYMGSMAPKAFAHWDFAVSSKAELHPMAEWFDVGLTNEADGTITHTLSTTLIGPDGKVVRFYSGNDWTPEQVLSDVAKLYPNG; this is encoded by the coding sequence GTGAAACGCCTGTTTTTTTCCACGCTCATTTTCTCGACATTGTCGCTCGTCACAGTCATCGGTTTGATCGGTTGCCGCCCAGCCGGAACCAATTCCGCAAACGCCACTCCGCAGCAGTTCAAAACCTACCCGCTTCACGGCAAAGTAGTTTCCACCAACCCGGCAACCGGCGAAGTCACCCTCGACCACCGCGCCATCCCCGGCTTCATGGAAGCAATGACCATGCCCTACAAGCTGCGGGACGCCAGCATCATCGGCGAACTCCACCCCGGCGACATCATCAACGCCGACGTGCTCGTCTCGCAGACGCCGGATGCTGCAGTCTTCGTCGATCACTTCGTCGTCGTCGGCCAGGCCAAGCCGGATTACGTTCCCAAAGTCCAGTACCACGTCCCCGATTACGGAGACAAAGTTCCCGACTTTCGCCTCATCAATGAGGACGGCCACCCCATCCACCTCGCGCAGTTTCACGGCAAGGCTTTACTGCTGACCTTCATCTACACCCGCTGCCCGCTGCCCGACTATTGCCCGCGCGTCACGCACAATTTCGCAGTCCTCGAAAAATCCCTTGCCGCGAACCCCGGCCTCTACGCAAAAACCCATCTGCTCTGCGCCAGCTTCGATCCCGACGGAGACACTCCGGCGCGATTGAAGAGCTACGGCGAAACCTACATGGGCAGCATGGCGCCCAAAGCCTTCGCGCACTGGGATTTCGCCGTTTCCAGCAAAGCCGAGCTGCATCCCATGGCCGAGTGGTTCGACGTCGGCCTTACCAACGAAGCGGACGGCACCATCACCCACACCCTTTCGACTACACTGATCGGTCCGGACGGCAAAGTTGTCCGCTTCTATTCGGGCAATGACTGGACTCCGGAGCAGGTGCTCTCCGACGTCGCCAAACTCTATCCCAACGGCTAG
- a CDS encoding ABC transporter ATP-binding protein has product MATMRGGAMAMRAERGAHGAGKGGSDLPKKKVNLRKLWPTIWSLVKPRRLLIAVGFVLVAIKTVAGLTLPYLSKYLLDSVLASKNPKPQMLPMLIGIVFAATVIQAISSFSLTQLLSKEGQKLISELRKQVQQHVGRLSVAYYDANRTGTLVSRIMTDVEGVRNLIGTGLVEFVGGMLTAILAFLYLLNRSVIVTLTVFTVIGAFVIILQSAFKKIRPIFRERGKINAEVTGRLTESLGGVRVIKGYHAEDREASVFGEGVDRLLRNVISSLTMTSTLGAASTTVLGLVSGLVMWLGGHAVLAHSWTVGDYFSYNMFLAFMIAPVFQIVNIGTQLTEAFAGLDRTTEILAEMEENADPKRTGIMPPITGRVRFEQVEFAYEEGKQVLHGVDFLAEPGSVTALVGSSGSGKSTIISLVCAFHNPVTGRVLVDGQDLATVNLNSYRSQLGVVLQDSFLFDGSIRDNVMFSRPEATEEQFLFACRTARVDEFAERFPEQYDTIVGERGVKLSGGQRQRLSIARALLAQPRILILDEATSSLDSESEAMIQAGLNQLMLGRTTFVIAHRLSTIRRADQILVVEGGRIVERGNHEDLYKLRGRYYDLYTRQHGLEANLFLAPGEGDAIPEATR; this is encoded by the coding sequence ATGGCGACCATGCGGGGTGGCGCCATGGCGATGCGTGCGGAGCGGGGCGCGCACGGTGCAGGCAAAGGCGGCAGCGACCTACCCAAAAAGAAGGTCAATCTCCGCAAGCTCTGGCCCACCATCTGGTCTCTCGTCAAGCCTCGCCGTCTGCTCATCGCCGTCGGTTTCGTCTTGGTCGCTATCAAGACTGTCGCAGGTCTGACTCTTCCTTATCTGAGCAAGTACCTGCTTGACAGCGTTCTCGCGTCCAAGAACCCAAAGCCGCAGATGCTGCCCATGCTCATCGGCATTGTCTTTGCGGCCACGGTGATCCAGGCCATCTCATCCTTTTCGCTGACCCAGCTTCTTTCCAAAGAGGGACAGAAGCTCATCTCGGAGCTTCGTAAACAGGTCCAGCAGCACGTCGGCCGCCTTTCCGTGGCCTATTACGACGCCAACCGCACGGGCACGCTCGTCTCGCGCATCATGACCGACGTCGAAGGCGTCCGTAATCTCATCGGCACCGGCCTCGTCGAGTTCGTCGGCGGAATGCTGACCGCCATCCTCGCCTTCCTTTATCTGTTGAACAGAAGCGTTATTGTCACGCTCACCGTCTTCACGGTGATCGGTGCCTTTGTAATAATCCTGCAATCCGCCTTCAAAAAGATCCGGCCCATCTTCCGCGAGCGCGGCAAGATCAACGCCGAGGTTACCGGTCGGCTCACCGAATCGCTCGGCGGAGTTCGCGTCATCAAGGGCTATCACGCCGAGGATCGCGAAGCCAGCGTCTTCGGCGAAGGCGTCGATCGCCTGCTCCGTAACGTCATCAGCTCGCTCACCATGACTAGCACTCTCGGCGCTGCCTCTACGACCGTGCTGGGACTCGTCTCCGGACTGGTCATGTGGCTGGGCGGTCACGCCGTGCTGGCTCACTCGTGGACCGTCGGCGACTACTTCTCCTACAACATGTTCCTCGCCTTCATGATCGCGCCCGTCTTCCAGATCGTGAACATCGGCACCCAGCTCACCGAAGCCTTTGCCGGCCTCGACCGGACGACCGAAATCCTCGCCGAGATGGAAGAGAACGCCGACCCCAAACGCACCGGAATCATGCCGCCCATCACCGGCCGGGTGCGCTTTGAACAGGTCGAGTTCGCCTACGAAGAGGGCAAACAGGTGCTGCACGGCGTAGATTTCCTCGCCGAACCGGGAAGCGTGACGGCTCTGGTCGGCTCCTCCGGCTCCGGAAAGTCCACCATCATCAGCCTGGTCTGCGCCTTCCACAATCCGGTCACCGGACGCGTACTCGTAGACGGGCAGGACCTGGCCACAGTCAACCTGAACAGCTATCGCTCGCAGCTTGGTGTTGTCCTGCAGGATTCATTCCTCTTCGACGGCTCCATTCGCGACAACGTGATGTTCTCGCGCCCCGAAGCCACAGAGGAGCAGTTTCTTTTCGCCTGCCGCACCGCCAGAGTGGATGAATTCGCCGAGCGCTTCCCGGAGCAGTACGACACCATCGTCGGCGAGCGCGGCGTCAAGCTTTCGGGCGGCCAGCGCCAGCGCCTGTCCATCGCCCGTGCACTGCTGGCGCAGCCGCGCATCCTCATCCTCGACGAAGCGACCAGTTCGCTGGATTCCGAATCCGAAGCCATGATCCAGGCCGGACTCAACCAGCTCATGCTGGGCCGCACAACCTTCGTCATCGCCCACCGACTATCGACCATCCGCCGCGCCGACCAGATTCTGGTGGTAGAAGGCGGCCGGATAGTCGAGCGCGGCAATCACGAGGATCTATACAAACTGCGCGGCCGCTACTACGACCTCTACACCCGCCAGCACGGCCTCGAAGCCAACCTGTTTCTGGCCCCCGGCGAAGGCGACGCCATCCCGGAAGCTACTCGCTGA
- a CDS encoding TPM domain-containing protein, which yields MQVRRSRSGFSWLILSLVFAFSALTGYSERVEDLPKPTNYVSDFAHVLSPETVSRLDRLCGQLDHSKTNAQIAVVILNNLDGDDKADFANRLEEKWKVGKKGSDRGILMLISVQDHHYWTEVGYGLEGILPDAKVGDIGRRMLPHLRQHDFDGAVTIGVTQIANVIAADAKVSLGEQSFGTSGMEQLQVPQQRHHGSSIGLIFRIVLIVLVLLFLGARGLFGFGLGWFLGGGGRGGWGGGGGWGGGGDSGGGGDSGFGGFGGGESGGGGAGGDY from the coding sequence ATGCAAGTTCGCCGTTCCCGTTCGGGTTTTTCCTGGCTCATCCTGAGTCTGGTATTCGCGTTTTCCGCTCTCACCGGCTATTCCGAGCGCGTTGAAGACCTGCCAAAGCCTACCAATTACGTCTCCGACTTCGCACACGTCCTCTCGCCTGAGACAGTTTCTCGTCTCGACCGCCTGTGTGGCCAGCTTGACCACTCGAAGACGAATGCGCAGATAGCCGTCGTCATCCTCAACAATCTCGACGGCGACGACAAGGCGGATTTCGCCAATCGCCTGGAAGAGAAGTGGAAGGTCGGCAAAAAGGGCTCCGACCGCGGCATTCTCATGCTGATCTCCGTCCAGGATCACCATTACTGGACCGAAGTCGGCTATGGCCTCGAAGGCATCCTGCCCGACGCGAAAGTCGGCGACATCGGCCGCAGGATGCTGCCTCACCTGCGCCAGCACGACTTCGACGGAGCGGTAACCATCGGCGTAACGCAAATCGCGAACGTGATCGCGGCCGACGCGAAGGTGAGCCTTGGTGAACAATCGTTCGGCACATCGGGCATGGAGCAGTTGCAGGTTCCGCAACAGCGGCATCACGGCTCCTCCATCGGCCTCATCTTCCGCATCGTCCTGATAGTGCTCGTGCTCCTCTTCCTTGGCGCGCGCGGCTTGTTCGGGTTCGGTCTCGGATGGTTCCTCGGCGGCGGCGGTCGCGGCGGTTGGGGCGGCGGAGGCGGCTGGGGTGGCGGCGGTGATTCCGGCGGCGGAGGAGACTCTGGCTTCGGCGGTTTCGGCGGTGGCGAATCCGGTGGTGGCGGCGCTGGCGGAGACTACTAA
- a CDS encoding S9 family peptidase, translated as MTTEINTQPAAIPNAAFAAPIARKDLKQTSMHGTVLVDEYAWLREKESPEVTAYLEAENTYAEGVMAPLAGLRDELYEEMLSHIKQTDVSVPYRDGGWWYYSRTEEGLQYPIHCRKADLPDAAEEVILDGNKLAEGHSFMAIGGTDVTDDGRWLAYSVDHTGFRQYTLHIKDLSTGEVLEGVVERVGSVVWAADGLEGGRTLFYTVEDEEQKRQYQLWRHELSSEHSADVLVLEEPDERFNLGAGRTRDGKFLILEAGSHTTSESRFLAADNPTGEWTLVAAREDEQEYAIDHRNGLWFIRTNDRGRNFRLVTAPVATPGREYWTELLAHRSEIMLEDVDLFDRFFVCCEREDGLPRLRLWSFTENDRAIQSNEIRFPEPVYSAFPHINREFDTTRFRYAYQSLVTPSSVYEYDVAAAESTLLKQVEVPGGFDRELYASERVFATASDGVRVPVSIVYRKDKREAAGNPLYVYGYGSYGYSLPIGFNANRLSLLDRGVVMAYAHIRGGGDLGKPWHDAGKMLVKRNTFTDFIGAVEYLTAHGYGDPARVAIEGGSAGGLLMGAVTNLKPEIFRAVVSHVPFVDVMNTMLDASLPLTVPEYEEWGNPNEAEYFHYMLSYSPYDNLKQGSYPAILVKTSLNDSQVMYWEPAKYVAKLRTLKTDGHPLLLVTNMEAGHGGASGRYDYLKEIAFDYAFLIKELGIVASSSEE; from the coding sequence ATGACAACCGAGATTAACACGCAGCCAGCAGCAATCCCGAACGCAGCCTTTGCAGCACCCATTGCCCGCAAGGACCTCAAACAAACGTCCATGCACGGAACCGTCCTGGTGGACGAGTACGCGTGGCTTCGCGAAAAGGAGAGCCCTGAGGTCACGGCTTATCTTGAAGCCGAAAACACCTATGCCGAGGGTGTGATGGCTCCGCTGGCTGGTTTGCGCGATGAGCTTTACGAGGAGATGCTGAGCCACATCAAACAGACGGACGTCTCCGTGCCTTATCGCGACGGCGGCTGGTGGTATTACTCGCGGACGGAAGAGGGTCTGCAGTACCCGATTCATTGCCGCAAGGCGGATCTCCCCGATGCCGCCGAAGAAGTGATTCTGGACGGCAACAAGCTGGCCGAAGGGCACAGTTTCATGGCCATCGGCGGCACGGACGTGACCGATGATGGCCGGTGGCTGGCATACAGCGTGGACCATACGGGGTTTCGCCAGTACACGCTGCACATCAAGGATCTCAGTACGGGAGAAGTGCTGGAAGGGGTTGTGGAGCGGGTTGGCTCCGTTGTTTGGGCGGCGGACGGACTGGAAGGCGGGCGAACGCTCTTTTATACCGTCGAGGATGAGGAACAGAAACGGCAGTATCAGCTTTGGCGGCATGAACTGAGTTCCGAGCACTCGGCGGACGTGCTGGTCCTTGAGGAGCCGGACGAGCGGTTTAATCTCGGCGCGGGACGGACGCGGGACGGCAAGTTTCTGATTCTGGAAGCGGGCAGCCATACTACGTCGGAATCGCGTTTTCTGGCTGCCGACAACCCGACAGGCGAGTGGACGCTGGTTGCTGCGCGGGAAGATGAGCAGGAATATGCGATTGACCACCGCAATGGGCTGTGGTTTATCCGCACCAACGATCGCGGGCGCAATTTCCGGCTTGTGACTGCGCCTGTGGCTACGCCGGGCCGGGAATACTGGACTGAACTGCTGGCGCACCGCAGCGAGATCATGCTGGAGGATGTCGATCTCTTTGACCGCTTCTTTGTCTGTTGCGAGCGGGAGGATGGGTTGCCTCGGCTGCGGCTGTGGAGCTTTACTGAGAACGACCGGGCGATTCAATCGAATGAGATTCGTTTTCCGGAGCCGGTCTACAGTGCGTTTCCGCATATCAACCGCGAATTCGACACGACCAGGTTTCGCTATGCGTATCAATCGCTGGTAACTCCGAGCTCTGTTTACGAATATGACGTCGCGGCTGCTGAATCGACGTTGCTGAAGCAGGTCGAAGTGCCGGGTGGATTCGATCGCGAGTTATATGCTTCTGAACGCGTCTTCGCTACGGCTTCCGACGGTGTTCGGGTGCCTGTGTCGATTGTGTACCGGAAGGACAAGCGAGAAGCTGCGGGGAATCCGCTGTATGTGTATGGGTATGGATCGTATGGTTACTCGCTTCCGATCGGGTTCAACGCCAACCGGCTCAGTTTGCTGGATCGCGGCGTGGTGATGGCGTATGCGCATATTCGCGGTGGCGGCGATCTGGGCAAGCCGTGGCACGACGCGGGCAAGATGCTGGTGAAGCGCAACACCTTCACTGACTTCATTGGGGCCGTGGAGTATCTTACGGCACACGGATATGGCGATCCAGCGCGCGTGGCGATTGAAGGCGGCAGCGCGGGCGGATTGCTGATGGGCGCGGTCACCAATCTGAAGCCGGAGATCTTTCGCGCGGTGGTGTCTCATGTGCCGTTTGTCGACGTGATGAATACCATGCTGGATGCTTCGCTGCCCCTCACTGTTCCCGAATACGAGGAGTGGGGAAATCCGAACGAGGCTGAGTATTTTCATTACATGCTAAGCTACTCGCCGTATGACAATCTCAAGCAGGGAAGCTATCCGGCGATTCTGGTCAAGACGAGCCTCAATGATAGCCAGGTCATGTACTGGGAACCGGCGAAGTACGTTGCGAAGCTGCGCACACTCAAGACGGATGGCCATCCGCTGTTGCTGGTGACCAACATGGAAGCCGGTCATGGCGGCGCGAGCGGGCGGTATGACTATCTGAAGGAGATTGCTTTCGACTACGCGTTCCTTATCAAAGAATTGGGAATCGTTGCTTCTTCGAGCGAAGAATAG